The Urocitellus parryii isolate mUroPar1 chromosome 6, mUroPar1.hap1, whole genome shotgun sequence genome includes a window with the following:
- the Fscb gene encoding LOW QUALITY PROTEIN: fibrous sheath CABYR-binding protein (The sequence of the model RefSeq protein was modified relative to this genomic sequence to represent the inferred CDS: deleted 2 bases in 1 codon), with the protein MEENDVPHQSISVGRQEIRKRRRTIQPMVDKSQQTEGTEKKKHQAVSQSTVPKAIFSIGNIPGSNGRYSAKEYEHFRVSSQLQQTWAKKKHGQKMTDESLQTETSVEKKKVKSSDRPVGPKKKPAGVGKAGPELPEGVQGVEIIPSQYSIQFKIDRSQQTIYTGDLSVMSLPQVEKVDKEQQTYFAESKILIISEAGSSFTNSKESIHIYKSLKKIFVSDSPEFQPAISSHGKKRQKNINRDSFTQETPKDTPLFLADESRKEGSVVKKDAAVETEYLPTEEFPAEGALAEVEPRLAGETPTEVQPTVEKTLVSDKATSTTEITVPPSLDEGSPSLEPGGPAEAQFLPAEGALAEVEPRLAGETPTEVQPTVEKTLVSDKMTSTTEIAVSPSLDEGSPSLESLAKIQPPLVQEALSEDHLGPGESSLAGVDPSEELPTEIQFPLVEETPAEVQPTVPEDEFGEAPAEVQSAEQAPAPVQPPSVVEVPTEVILEPELATSKEAPKQKPSAKAHSRTAKKSPVEKHSPKVQPLTDEGGLVEEFPAAVQPPPNEEAPVEIQSPSFEECPIEEAPAEAQPPPAEESPLKEDLSLDQSPPAKETVSKEAQTDIQSPSDGEAFPDEVLAQVQSLLAEEAMLQFHSPPVEEFFPEEVQVRIQPLLAEQVPAEDDPGDQHLSVTDVVPTEEFPGQEMIAEVPPPPSEPTPANGDVLENVLPELQSP; encoded by the exons atggaagaaaatgatgTGCCTCATCAGTCTATCTCAGTCGGGAGGCAAGAAATTCGAAAGAGAAGGCGAACCATCCAACCAATGGTAGACAAATCCCAGCAGACTGAagggacagagaaaaagaaacaccagGCTGTATCCCAGTCGACTGTCCCCAAGGCTATCTTTAGTATTGGTAATATTCCTGGAAGCAATGGCCGCTACTCTGCCAAAGAATATGAGCATTTTCGAGTATCTTCTCAACTTCAGCAAACTTGGGCAAAGAAAAAGCATGGACAGAAAATGACTGATGAATCTCTCCAGACAGAAACctctgtggaaaagaaaaaagtcaagtcATCTGATAGACCAGTGGGGCCTAAAAAGAAGCCAGCTGGTGTTGGAAAAGCAGGTCCCGAATTGCCTGAGGGTGTCCAGGGAGTAGAAATTATACCAAGCCAATActcaattcaatttaaaatagaCCGATCTCAGCAGACCATTTATACTGGGGACCTGTCTGTGATGAGCTTGCCCCAGGTAGAAAAAGTGGACAAAGAACAGCAGACGTACTTTGCTGAATCAAAAATACTGATTATTTCCGAGGCAGGTAGCTCTTTTACAAATTCAAAGGAAAGTATCCACATATATAAATccttaaaaaagatttttgttaGTGACAGTCCTGAATTTCAACCAGCAATAAGTAGCCAtgggaaaaaaaggcagaaaaatatcaACAGAGATTCATTCACTCAGGAAACCCCAAAAGATACTCCATTATTTTTAGCAGATGAGTCTAGGAAAGAGGGTTCAGTTGTTAAAAAAGATGCTGCTGTTGAAACAGAGTATCTACCAACAGAAGAATTTCCTGCTGAAGGGGCCCTAGCTGAAGTAGAGCCCAGGCTTGCTGGAGAGACCCCTACTGAAGTACAACCTACAGTTGAAAAGACCCTTGTATCTGATAAAGCGACTTCAACTACAGAGATTACAGTACCCCCTTCTCTAGATGAAGGATCTCCTTCCCTAGAGCCTGGAGGCCCTGCTGAAGCACAGTTTTTACCAGCTGAAGGGGCCCTAGCTGAAGTAGAGCCCAGGCTTGCTGGAGAGACCCCTACTGAAGTACAACCTACAGTTGAAAAGACCCTTGTATCTGATAAAATGACTTCAACTACAGAGATTGCAGTATCCCCTTCTCTAGATGAAGGATCTCCTTCTCTAGAGTCTCTGGCTAAAATTCAGCCTCCACTGGTGCAAGAGGCTCTTTCAGAAGATCATTTGGGTCCAGGAGAGTCCTCACTAGCTGGAGTAGATCCTTCCGAAGAGCTTCCTACTGAAATTCAGTTTCCACTGGTAGAAGAGACTCCTGCTGAAGTTCAACCTACAGTACCTGAAGATGAGTTTGGTGAAGCTCCAGCTGAAGTACAGTCTGCAGAACAGGCTCCTGCTCCAGTTCAGCCTCCATCAGTTGTAGAGGTTCCTACAGAAGTGATCCTAGAACCTGAACTTGCAACAAGTAAGGAAGCCCCGAAACAAAAGCCCTCTGCTAAAGCTCATTCTCGAACAGCTAAGAAGTCTCCTGTAGAAAAGCACTCTCCCAAAGTTCAGCCTCTCACTGATGAGGGAGGCTTGGTAGAAGAGTTCCCGGCTGCAGTTCAGCCCCCACCAAATGAAGAAGCTCCTGTGGAAATTCAGTCTCCATCATTTGAGGAGTGTCCTATAGAAGAGGCTCCTGCTGAAGCTCAGCCTCCACCAGCTGAGGAGTCCCCTCTCAAAGAAGACTTGTCTCTAGATCAGTCTCCACCAGCTAAGGAGACCGTTTCAAAAGAGGCCCAGACTGATATTCAGTCTCCGTCAGATGGGGAGGCCTTTCCAGATGAGGTCCTGGCTCAAGTTCAGTCTCTACTAGCTGAAGAGGCCATGCTTCAGTTTCACAGTCCACCAGTTGAGGAGTTCTTTCCAGAAGAAGTCCAGGTTCGAATTCAGCCTTTATTAGCTGAGCAAGTCCCTGCGGAAGATGACCCCGGTGACCAACATCTTTCAGTAACGGATGTGGTTCCTACTGAAGAGTTTCCTGGACAGGAGATGATTGCTGAAGTTCCACCTCCACCGTCTGAACCAACTCCTGCAAATGGGGATGTG CTAGAGAACGTGCTTCCTGAACTTCAGTCTCCCTAG